In Glandiceps talaboti chromosome 4, keGlaTala1.1, whole genome shotgun sequence, a single window of DNA contains:
- the LOC144434367 gene encoding nuclear pore complex protein Nup160 homolog — MAAPSSYMEVPFNNLESLRWKELTVHTEVPQSILKDIKVCDSGGGYGYKDSIKINTPSSNRFIYWHTKQDAVELVELSLDHNLSGNAVRLQFPDSPALPGVSIHETRSNVIILLTTVSSVHRLVLPHPNKLQRSVSIDWCYLTQTNYRDL, encoded by the exons atggcggcaCCCAGTAGCTACATGGAAGTGCCTTTCAACAACCTTGAATCTTTACGTTGGAAGGAACTGACTGTGCACACAG AGGTACCTCAGAGTATTCTAAAAGACATCAAGGTGTGTGACAGTGGTGGTGGTTATGGATACAAAGATAGTATCAAGATAAATACGCCATCAAGTAATCGTTTCATTTATTG gCACACCAAACAAGATGCAGTAGAGTTAGTGGAATTATCTTTAGATCATAACTTATCAGGTAATGCTGTCCGCCTGCAATTCCCGGATTCACCAGCTCTGCCTGGAGTCAGCATCCATGAGACTCGTAGCAACGTTATCATCTTATTGACCACAGTCAGCAGTGTCCATAGATTGGTGTTACCTCATCCAAACAAACTACAGagatctgtaagtatagatTGGTGTTACCTCACCCAAACAAACTACAGAGATCTGTAA
- the LOC144434460 gene encoding nuclear pore complex protein Nup160-like: protein MIQDPRNTQFLSQGGAHVHEPHTSASWVTNEGEALFAFATNIGSILLVKLPPVEIQGIATQHELRQASMMQRLWTGLVPSMIRGGQEASDAVLSLFIHPVGQELLIFTICRDHKVRVWSCKDYECVTVCDILEYIPNSEELQNAAATNHVIRKSLGSSSTYLQLAVYLGFEDRSQFCVFQPVLEDGQYRLLSLASIDTQNDSLIDFSLTDSEIWAVFTTTDGQTAIRSISYDDGMEGTWDSVMLHNIDVVDIPIPPLQDPREAYVEFIFHQSGFSSHAVAKTLSNILKQPVDSRRGLDVLKQEVITAMEIEVQKASRGYELPLDEYFQVQLQCWKTFCSNCSQYQEVVDRPVGLFIDQNTGLIVYLKKGNVSLLRPMDPIEQLYISHSTSPPDLTLAPLYCDELHLDEDILTLFKCIRLVSENVSKEMKAGFQFDICQSEPPENMAQEIACNLLVQSSNNIQSTSSAVYKFERELQDYLQGMMEPIKAIERLLCGIDVAQGMPEALSMEESVMDTGRHIICSHLFASEHSAVILSEVLKQTSFQRFQLCSDLMILMYLMQKIDKQMCINPEGVNQLELDLIPKTSTCLLAYHSVYWLCCCQSSQPETNTVESSLRQFVALEITHSSGINAACHLESSCGSLVEVFLHGIGGTQLRISLTNSNHIREDSNETWNCVLLPAISALARLIWPISSSFLFCEFLLGKCQYVQLQEYIQLLSDWCEWNTSSRHFLLGQCYLNCNEPYKAVECFQLASHGVVTDEFLLNKLIQTDDGDTKALQVIYYLKVLRLLEQFNIPNLVISLAKTALSIADDEDPNIPSLWSKIFKHHLELRHNQEAYVAMTANPDPIRRKDCLRQFIVVLFERSQLQQLCEFPYIDLEDEFVSIVESRARSVDLRTQKYYEFLYAFHVYRGNHRKAGSVMYEYGLRAGREIPGLQGLQRQVKCYVAAINSLHLVNPRHAWITKPSPANIQQDIDVPGMSPKRNYDGEMIEHSPMTKHIEVLEIGDLQKEYMLASARLKLIQYDPDAGFMAGPVMSAEETVSMLVKTGLFDTAISICNNFNLAYSSVFEALVSKCCHGSSDSYAWNWLTVNDTSHLSSTTEIRASELSWRLLEYYFQRLDSDGENGYRKVVASKLLSLGVPLPCWLIHSYKRKNTPELLQLYINFDLLEEATNLALEFIDAVLGKGKEHFGLKSCLQGSQASNMWLPYTAIDQLLYILKESKGDPHFQQLYHALNDKLKVYFTTTESVSEDMERTCRLRAKQIMQERLIME, encoded by the exons ATGATACAAGATCCTAGGAACACACAGTTCCTGTCACAAGGTGGCGCTCATGTTCATGAACCACATACTAGTGCATCCTGGGTAACAAATGAGGGGGAGGCTCTGTTTGCCTTTGCAACAAATATAGGAAGTATTTTATTGGTGAAGTTACCACCAGTTGAAATTCAAG GTATTGCTACCCAGCATGAATTAAGACAAGCATCAATGATGCAGAGATTGTGGACTGGTCTTGTACCATCCATGATTAG GGGAGGCCAGGAAGCATCTGATGCAGTATTGagtttattcattcatccagTTGGCCAGGAGTTGCTGATATTTACTATATGCCGTGATCACAAAGTCAGAGTCTGGTCTTGTAAG GATTATGAATGTGTTACTGTCTGTGATATCCTGGAATATATACCAAATAGTGAAGAACTGCAGAATGCAGCAGCCACCAATCACGTCATTCGGAAATCCTTGGGTAGTAGTTCTACGTATCTACAGCTAGCTGTCTATCTAGGCTTTGAAGACAGATCACAG tTTTGTGTCTTCCAACCAGTATTGGAGGATGGCCAATACAGACTGCTGTCATTGGCGTCTATTGATACACAGAAT GACAGTTTGATAGATTTCAGTCTAACTGACAGTGAGATTTGGGCAGTGTTTACAACAACAGATGGTCAAACAGCTATTAGATCTATTTCCTATGATGA TGGTATGGAAGGCACATGGGATTCAGTAATGTTACATAACATTGATGTAGTGGATATTCCAATACCTCCCTTACAAGACCCCAGA GAAGCCTATGTAGAGtttatatttcatcaaagtgGATTCTCATCACATGCTGTGGCCAAAACACTCAGTAAT ATATTAAAACAACCTGTGGATTCTAGACGTGGCCTAGATGTGTTAAAACAGGAAGTTATCACTGCTATGGAAATAGAAGTGCAGAAAGCTTCCAGAGGCTATGAGTTACCATTGGATGAATACTTTCAAGTACAACTACAGTGCTGGAAGACATTCTGTTCAAATTGTAGTCAATATCAAGAG GTTGTTGACAGACCAGTTGGACTGTTTATTGACCAAAATACAGGATTGATTGTGTATCTTAAAAAG GGTAATGTCTCCTTACTTCGGCCTATGGATCCAATAGAACAATTGTACATATCACATAGTACTAGTCCACCAGACTTGACACTAGCACCACTCTACTGTGATG AGCTGCATCTTGATGAAGATATTCTAACTCTATTTAAATGCATCCGATTGGTCAGTGAGAATGTGAGCAAAGAAATGAAAGCAGGTTTTCAATTCGATATCTGCCAATCAGAACCACCAGAAAATATGGCCCAGGAGATTGCGTGTAATCTATTGGTTCAATCAAG TAATAATATCCAGTCTACATCGTCTGCTGTATATAAGTTTGAGAGGGAGTTACAGGATTACCTTCAAGGCATGATGGAACCTATTAAAGCTATAGAGAGACTACTATGTGGTATTGATGTAGCTCAAGGAATGCCTGAAGCATTGTCTATGGAAGAATCAG TGATGGACACAGGTCGACATATAATTTGTAGTCATCTGTTTGCAAGTGAACATTCTGCCGTCATTCTGTCCGAAGTACTTAAACAAACAAGCTTCCAAAGATTTCAACTGTGCAGTGATCTGATGATATTGATGTATCTCATGCAGAAAATTGACAAACAG ATGTGTATAAATCCAGAAGGTGTCAACCAACTTGAATTAGATCTTATTCCTAAGACATCTACCTGTTTGTTAGCCTATCACAGTGTCTATTGGCTTTGTTGCTGCCAATCATCTCAGCCTGAAACCAACACAGT tGAATCTAGTTTACGTCAGTTTGTAGCACTGGAGATAACCCACTCATCTGGTATCAATGCAGCATGTCATTTAGAGTCATCCTGTGGGTCATTGGTAGAAGTGTTTCTACATGGTATTGGTGGAACACAACTCAGGATTTCACTCACTAATTCAAACCATATCAGGGAAGACAGTAATGAGACATGGAACTGTGTCTTATTACCTGCCATCAGTGCACTGGCAAGACTTAT CTGGCCTATCAGTAGTAGTTTTCTATTCTGTGAGTTTCTCCTTGGTAAATGTCAGTATGTTCAACTTCAG GAATATATCCAACTTTTGAGTGATTGGTGTGAGTGGAATACATCATCCAGACATTTCCTACTAGGACAATGTTATCTAAACTGTAATGAGCCGTACAAAGCAGTGGAATGCTTTCAGTTAGCCTCACATGGAGTTGTCACCGATGAATTCCTACTTAATAAACTGATACAGACTGATGACGGAGACACTAAAGCATTAcaagttatttattatttaaag GTGCTGAGACTATTGGAACAGTTTAACATACCAAATCTAGTGATTTCTCTTGCCAAGACAGCTCTCAGTATTGCTGATGATGAAGATCCAAACATT CCATCCCTGTGGTCTAAAATCTTCAAACATCACCTTGAACTAAGACATAACCAGGAAGCATATGTAGCAATGACTGCTAACCCTGACCCAATCAG ACGAAAGGACTGTCTACGTCAGTTTATTGTTGTACTATTTGAGAGATCACAGCTGCAACAGTTGTGTGAATTTCCATACATAGATCTTGAAGATGAG TTTGTAAGTATAGTTGAATCTAGAGCAAGATCAGTGGACCTGAGAACTCAGAAATATTATGAATTCCTGTATGCATTCCATGTATATAGAGGTAATCACAGGAAAG CTGGTAGTGTGATGTACGAGTATGGTCTAAGAGCTGGTAGAGAAATTCCAGGACTTCAAGGCTTACAAAGACAAGTGAAATGTTATGTTGCTGCCATTAATTCATTACATCTAGTTAATCCTAGACATGCATGGATTACTAAACCATCACCTGCTAATATACAACAG GATATTGATGTTCCTGGAATGTCTCCAAAAAGAAACTATGATGGTGAAATGATTGAACACAGTCCAA TGACAAAACATATAGAAGTACTAGAAATAGGAGACTTACAGAAAGAGTATATGCTGGCATCGGCAAGACTTAAACTGATTCAGTATGACCCCGATGCTGGTTTTATGGCAG GTCCAGTAATGTCAGCGGAAGAGACAGTCTCCATGTTAGTAAAGACAGGATTATTTGACACTGCCATATCAATATGCAATAACTTTAACCTGGCGTACAGTTCAGTTTTTGAAGCACTAGTATCAAA ATGTTGCCATGGCAGCTCAGATAGTTATGCATGGAACTGGTTGACAGTCAATGACACCAGTCACTTGAGCAGTACGACAGAGATAAG AGCATCAGAATTGTCCTGGAGGTTACTTGAATATTATTTCCAAAGGTTGGACAGTGATGGTGAAAACGGTTATCGTAAAGTTGTTGCCAGTAAATTACTTTCACTTGGAGTACCTCTACCATGCTGGCTGATCCATTCATATAAG AGGAAGAACACACCGGAGCTGCTTcaattgtacattaattttgatcTTCTTGAAGAAGCTACCAACTTAGCTTTAGAGTTTATAGATGCAGTACTTGGTAAAGGGAAGGAACATTTTGGTTTGAAG AGTTGTTTACAGGGCAGCCAAGCCAGTAATATGTGGCTACCCTACACTGCCATAGATCAATTGTTATATATACTGAAGGAATCTAAAGGAGACCCTCACTTTCAACAG CTTTATCATGCATTGAATGATAAACTGAAAGTCTACTTTACAACGACAGAGAGTGTATCTGAAGATATGGAAAGGACATGTAGACTTAGAGCAAAACAGATCATGCAGGAACGGTTAATAATGGAATAA